A region from the Salicibibacter cibarius genome encodes:
- a CDS encoding TetR/AcrR family transcriptional regulator, with the protein MSKKMDDELLEATQRVINERGVAYLTIENVAKEAGVSKGGLLYHFPSKSALIEGVIKEVLERYSEEMENLNTNDTDTGHFLRSYAEASLNNPQQLTAGLLAAIATDKELLKPVQNNYREWQERIENDGLDPIMATIYRLAIDGLWFCDIFGLAPPEEAHRRDVLEKLYRLTRETS; encoded by the coding sequence GTGTCGAAAAAAATGGATGATGAGTTACTAGAAGCAACCCAGCGTGTGATCAACGAAAGAGGAGTTGCATATTTGACAATAGAAAATGTCGCAAAAGAGGCAGGTGTTAGTAAGGGTGGTTTGCTTTATCACTTTCCGAGTAAAAGCGCGTTAATTGAAGGCGTAATTAAAGAAGTGTTAGAGCGTTATTCGGAAGAAATGGAAAATCTCAACACGAATGATACGGATACTGGGCATTTTTTAAGATCCTATGCTGAAGCATCATTGAATAATCCACAGCAATTGACTGCAGGCTTATTAGCGGCAATTGCAACAGACAAAGAACTATTAAAACCCGTACAAAATAACTATCGAGAATGGCAAGAAAGAATTGAAAATGATGGTTTGGATCCGATCATGGCAACGATCTACAGACTTGCTATTGATGGGTTATGGTTCTGTGATATATTTGGGTTAGCACCACCAGAAGAAGCGCATAGAAGGGATGTATTGGAAAAATTATATCGTCTAACACGAGAAACATCATAG
- a CDS encoding hydantoinase/oxoprolinase family protein codes for MSTIRVGVDIGGTFTDIVILDEMGHRYFGKTLTTYPDPSAGFMKVLDENLKKYGFSYSDITTIIHGTTLVVNALIERKGVKTALLTTEGFRDQIEIGNENRYDLYDLFIEKPTPLVPRSLRFPVKERILADGTLLTSLDEAEVKDVLKKADAQGVEAIAVCLLHGYKNDVHEKRIYEIAQKVVPHLRVSLSSEVSPEIREYQRASTTIANVYVQPLVEQYLTKLEKDLIKRGFNGQFHLMLSGGGTCTIDTACRFPIRILESGPVGGSIAGAFYSKLCDLNNLHVFDMGGTTAKASLVDNGEPLITNEFEVGREHRFMKGSGIPVKVPVVEMIEIGAGGGSIAHIDRMDLLKVGPESASSEPGPACYGKGGTQPTITDADLILGYLNPDYFLGGDMHLDVDAAYKAIEENVAKPLGLDTVEAAWGIHRVVNENMASAARIHAVEKGKDIRHYPLFATGGAGPVHVCNVARILDVSEIISPVGAGVCSAFGFLSSPLSFDFVRSYYGRLDQLDLREVTQLLRDMENEGEAIIKQSGVKDADMQIIRTCEMRYAGQNHDISVPIPNGDLDGSLLQMIKENFKQQYETLYSEASEGVPIETVNWRVVVQGPHPRLSIEPSDEKNEMSPPVKNTREVYFNEYANYTMTPVYDRSILTQGVVIPGPAIIEEEESTMVVTPRFNITVDRYFNLILKAKVDDIYDDKGKKQQQYV; via the coding sequence ATGTCAACCATTCGTGTCGGGGTTGATATTGGAGGGACATTTACAGATATTGTCATTCTAGATGAAATGGGACACAGATATTTTGGAAAAACGTTAACGACATATCCAGATCCATCGGCCGGTTTTATGAAAGTCTTGGATGAAAACCTAAAAAAGTATGGTTTCTCATATAGTGATATCACAACGATCATACATGGGACAACGTTGGTTGTTAATGCTTTAATTGAACGAAAAGGGGTAAAAACAGCACTGCTGACAACAGAGGGTTTTCGAGATCAGATCGAAATTGGGAATGAAAACCGTTATGATTTATATGATCTTTTTATAGAAAAACCAACGCCTCTAGTGCCGAGAAGCTTACGATTTCCTGTGAAGGAAAGGATCCTGGCTGATGGAACGCTATTAACATCTTTAGACGAAGCAGAAGTGAAGGACGTTTTAAAAAAAGCTGATGCTCAAGGTGTTGAAGCTATCGCCGTATGTTTGCTCCATGGGTACAAAAACGACGTTCACGAAAAAAGAATTTATGAAATTGCCCAGAAAGTGGTTCCTCACCTTCGGGTTTCTTTATCTTCGGAAGTATCGCCTGAAATTCGAGAGTATCAACGTGCTTCCACAACGATTGCCAATGTTTATGTTCAACCGCTTGTAGAACAATATCTCACCAAACTGGAAAAAGATCTTATCAAGCGAGGGTTTAATGGCCAATTTCATTTGATGCTTTCGGGCGGAGGTACATGTACGATTGATACGGCTTGTCGCTTTCCTATACGTATTTTAGAGTCGGGGCCAGTGGGCGGCTCCATAGCCGGTGCGTTTTACAGCAAATTATGTGATTTGAACAATTTACATGTGTTTGATATGGGAGGGACAACAGCCAAAGCAAGTTTAGTGGATAATGGGGAGCCATTAATCACTAACGAGTTCGAAGTTGGAAGGGAACATCGCTTTATGAAAGGAAGTGGTATTCCTGTCAAAGTACCCGTGGTTGAAATGATTGAAATCGGAGCGGGGGGCGGAAGTATTGCTCATATTGATCGGATGGACCTTTTAAAAGTAGGGCCAGAAAGTGCAAGTTCTGAGCCGGGTCCGGCGTGTTACGGGAAAGGTGGCACACAACCGACCATTACCGATGCTGATTTAATCCTAGGGTACTTGAACCCAGACTATTTTTTAGGTGGAGACATGCATTTGGATGTCGATGCTGCATACAAAGCCATCGAAGAAAATGTAGCAAAACCGCTTGGCCTTGATACGGTAGAAGCAGCTTGGGGCATACACCGGGTGGTTAATGAAAATATGGCGAGTGCAGCACGGATTCACGCTGTTGAAAAGGGTAAAGACATACGACATTATCCATTATTTGCGACAGGAGGAGCAGGCCCAGTCCATGTTTGTAACGTAGCGCGTATTCTTGATGTATCTGAGATCATTTCCCCTGTTGGCGCAGGCGTTTGCTCTGCCTTTGGCTTTTTGTCATCACCGCTTTCTTTTGATTTTGTACGTAGCTATTACGGTCGACTTGATCAATTGGATCTCCGAGAAGTGACCCAACTTCTTAGGGATATGGAAAACGAGGGCGAAGCCATTATTAAGCAATCAGGCGTTAAAGATGCCGATATGCAAATCATTCGCACGTGTGAAATGAGATATGCTGGTCAAAATCATGATATTAGCGTCCCCATTCCAAATGGAGACTTGGATGGTTCCTTACTACAAATGATAAAAGAAAATTTTAAACAGCAATATGAAACGTTGTATTCAGAAGCAAGTGAGGGCGTGCCGATTGAAACGGTGAATTGGCGCGTGGTGGTCCAGGGACCACATCCGAGACTCTCCATCGAACCTAGTGATGAGAAAAACGAAATGAGCCCTCCAGTGAAAAATACACGTGAAGTTTATTTTAACGAATATGCCAACTATACAATGACACCTGTGTATGATCGATCGATATTAACCCAGGGTGTTGTGATACCTGGACCAGCCATTATCGAAGAGGAAGAATCAACGATGGTCGTGACACCACGCTTTAACATAACTGTTGATCGTTACTTCAACTTAATCTTAAAAGCAAAGGTTGATGACATTTATGATGACAAAGGCAAGAAACAGCAACAATATGTTTGA
- a CDS encoding ABC transporter ATP-binding protein yields the protein MTQQTSVIRLNHVNKAFGDVRAVQDISIDVKKGELVTFIGPSGCGKTTLLRTIAGFYQPTSGDIYLDGARINDFPPEKRATGMVFQNYALFPHMTIFENVAYGLDVRKETKESKKHKVKDALAQVQLEGYDERKGGQQQRVAIARCLVLKPKVLLLDEPLSNLDANLRMIMRDEIHRLAVLKRN from the coding sequence ATGACACAACAAACATCTGTAATCCGTTTAAACCATGTTAACAAAGCGTTCGGCGACGTTCGTGCTGTCCAGGACATTTCGATTGATGTGAAAAAAGGGGAATTGGTGACCTTTATCGGGCCAAGCGGTTGTGGGAAAACAACGTTGTTGCGCACGATCGCCGGCTTTTATCAGCCTACGTCTGGGGATATTTATTTGGACGGTGCACGCATTAACGATTTTCCCCCGGAAAAACGAGCGACCGGCATGGTATTCCAAAATTATGCCTTATTTCCTCATATGACGATTTTTGAAAATGTGGCTTACGGTTTGGATGTGCGAAAAGAAACAAAGGAGTCAAAGAAACATAAAGTCAAGGATGCTTTGGCTCAAGTGCAGTTGGAAGGGTATGATGAGCGAAAAGGGGGGCAGCAGCAACGTGTCGCGATCGCGCGTTGCCTCGTTTTAAAACCAAAGGTATTGTTGTTGGATGAACCTTTATCGAATTTGGATGCCAATTTACGTATGATCATGCGGGATGAAATTCACCGTCTTGCCGTCTTAAAGAGGAATTAG
- a CDS encoding ABC transporter permease subunit, with the protein MEEASADLGAKPIRTIRKIVMPLLSPAFMSGFVYTFMTAMVSVSSVIFLISPGTNLASAYILNLANQAALGRASAMSVIMIAIVLVCMAILKWLERRSSSGI; encoded by the coding sequence ATGGAGGAAGCCTCAGCAGATTTGGGTGCCAAACCGATACGGACAATTCGTAAAATTGTGATGCCATTATTGAGCCCCGCTTTTATGTCCGGTTTTGTGTACACGTTTATGACGGCAATGGTATCGGTTAGTTCTGTCATTTTTCTCATTTCGCCGGGAACCAACTTGGCTTCTGCCTACATTTTAAATTTGGCGAATCAAGCGGCGCTTGGCCGGGCTTCGGCTATGTCCGTTATTATGATTGCCATCGTGCTTGTATGTATGGCGATTCTGAAATGGTTGGAACGACGGAGCAGTTCAGGAATTTAA
- a CDS encoding BCCT family transporter, producing MKNLNLDHKIIWPVLVLLLFVLTPIAVNPSATENVVGATLDFITSNFGWLYLLFPFAILVFFIWLVFGRLGRIKLGDPDDKPEFSTFSWFAMIFTTGIGAEIMYESVMEPFYFFNEPPFGIEPGSLSAAEWAIPYSFFHWGILAWAIYALPSIPIAYALYVRKIPQLKLSVVCRPVLGKHSDGVVGRIIDIITMIGLIGVVGTSIGLVAPMVARFIGELFNIPVTFGLLVIVIALWVIIFGTSVYVGLNKGIKRLSNFNIIIVIVITAIVFMIGPSIFMLDNSIQALGTMFNDFFRMGLNLDAIRNEGFPQAWTVFYWAWWIGYASLIGLFTARVSKGRTIRQLILTQCLVGPVGTWIFFSVYGNYGLNLELSNLVPVNSIMVNEGETDAVVAVMNTLPLSAIIIALLIVVYIVFSATTFDAASFILASIASNKLDHTGQPARIHRLSWALILGVVGIFIMYIGGLEAVQLSSVIVGVPMILVFALVTMSFIKSVKEDFGEDKSHRKRIADQEDDMFVEKGRNINN from the coding sequence GTGAAAAACTTGAACTTAGATCACAAAATAATTTGGCCAGTTTTAGTCCTTTTATTATTTGTGTTAACACCTATTGCAGTAAATCCTTCGGCTACGGAAAATGTTGTAGGCGCAACATTAGATTTCATCACGAGTAATTTTGGATGGCTCTATCTGTTATTTCCTTTTGCGATACTGGTTTTTTTTATTTGGTTAGTTTTTGGTCGGCTGGGTCGCATCAAATTAGGGGACCCCGACGATAAACCAGAGTTTTCAACGTTTAGTTGGTTTGCGATGATTTTCACCACTGGAATAGGCGCGGAGATTATGTATGAATCTGTGATGGAACCATTTTATTTTTTTAATGAACCCCCTTTTGGAATAGAACCAGGGTCATTAAGCGCTGCAGAGTGGGCAATTCCTTATAGTTTTTTTCACTGGGGCATTCTTGCATGGGCTATTTATGCCCTACCCAGTATTCCGATCGCATACGCCCTTTATGTAAGAAAAATACCTCAATTAAAACTTAGTGTTGTGTGCAGACCTGTACTAGGAAAACACTCCGACGGGGTAGTTGGTAGAATTATCGATATTATAACGATGATTGGTTTGATTGGGGTGGTAGGAACAAGTATAGGCTTAGTAGCCCCCATGGTGGCACGATTTATAGGTGAGTTGTTTAATATTCCTGTCACATTTGGATTATTAGTCATTGTTATCGCTCTCTGGGTGATTATATTTGGTACAAGTGTATATGTTGGTCTTAATAAAGGAATTAAAAGACTCTCTAATTTTAATATAATCATCGTTATCGTAATCACTGCTATCGTGTTTATGATAGGACCTAGCATCTTTATGTTAGATAATTCCATACAAGCTTTAGGTACAATGTTTAATGATTTTTTTCGAATGGGATTGAACCTAGACGCCATTCGCAACGAAGGATTTCCCCAAGCATGGACTGTTTTTTATTGGGCGTGGTGGATCGGTTATGCATCATTAATAGGCTTGTTTACGGCCAGGGTTTCTAAAGGCCGTACGATCAGACAGTTGATCTTAACCCAATGCCTCGTAGGTCCAGTGGGAACTTGGATATTTTTTAGTGTCTATGGAAACTACGGCTTAAACCTTGAGTTATCCAACCTAGTTCCAGTCAATTCAATAATGGTTAATGAAGGAGAAACGGATGCTGTAGTGGCAGTTATGAATACATTACCTTTGAGTGCAATCATAATAGCACTACTAATTGTCGTCTATATAGTATTTTCCGCAACAACCTTTGACGCCGCTTCCTTTATTCTAGCCTCCATAGCCAGTAATAAATTAGATCATACAGGACAGCCTGCCCGTATCCACAGGTTATCATGGGCACTTATTCTGGGAGTCGTAGGTATATTTATAATGTATATAGGTGGATTAGAGGCAGTTCAATTATCTTCCGTTATTGTAGGGGTCCCTATGATATTGGTATTTGCTTTGGTGACTATGTCCTTTATTAAATCTGTCAAAGAAGATTTTGGTGAAGACAAATCGCATAGAAAAAGGATAGCTGATCAAGAAGATGACATGTTTGTTGAAAAGGGACGCAATATAAATAATTAA
- a CDS encoding cytosine permease: protein MSKNNVNDEVFFGTIPVLHKERVYGFKDILFVTGTWSIATWTYVQGGNNVSLLGMKEALTSTLFGMTLAGIILFLAVIITTRYGIDIWVYQRALFGYVGVVFLSVLAIGISMGMLVTNATVYGNSLLYLSESAGFVLNNTWHPWIGSTCIIIGSWIAFKGPIIVKKISRLMVPLFLLVGVIIIYTVFSQFSLSELASIEPLESNAYGSDLANYMMVMEWNIAFVFAWFVALGVYARLVTSERASYWGHLGGFSVLMAIFVCIGSLTALGMLSMTGRTSIDPTEWLVELGGPVLGSLSLILIVLANITTHAVTIYSFSVSTKIVNPTWSYNKVLVFWSIFCVILIFWGGILDYYDVLLSLFGAICGPIIALVLVDFYIIRKRKVSLNSLFQSKGDKAYRYTGGFNIFAILSLTIGILGYLYVYNPITATINSDLFLYTTATGFSMIISGGVYFLFSLIKPFKLYLNKDEEEPYN, encoded by the coding sequence ATGAGTAAAAATAACGTCAATGATGAAGTGTTTTTTGGCACAATTCCGGTCCTTCATAAAGAGAGGGTCTATGGTTTTAAGGATATTTTATTTGTAACAGGTACATGGTCCATAGCTACATGGACGTATGTTCAAGGAGGAAATAATGTTTCTCTACTTGGAATGAAGGAAGCCCTAACCTCTACTTTATTTGGAATGACATTAGCTGGCATAATTTTATTTCTCGCTGTCATAATTACAACAAGGTATGGAATTGATATTTGGGTGTATCAAAGAGCTCTGTTTGGTTATGTTGGTGTCGTGTTTCTATCTGTGCTAGCCATTGGCATCAGCATGGGTATGTTAGTTACTAATGCTACGGTATATGGAAATTCCCTGTTATATCTTTCTGAATCTGCCGGCTTTGTTTTGAACAACACTTGGCATCCCTGGATCGGATCGACCTGTATTATAATTGGCAGTTGGATCGCCTTTAAGGGACCTATAATAGTGAAAAAAATCTCTCGATTAATGGTCCCTCTCTTTTTACTTGTGGGCGTTATTATTATTTATACCGTCTTTAGTCAATTTTCTCTTTCGGAGCTAGCATCTATAGAACCATTAGAATCAAATGCATACGGCAGTGATCTTGCAAACTATATGATGGTGATGGAATGGAATATTGCCTTTGTCTTTGCGTGGTTTGTTGCACTTGGTGTTTATGCACGACTTGTGACGAGTGAGCGAGCAAGCTACTGGGGACATCTTGGTGGTTTTTCAGTTCTTATGGCTATTTTTGTCTGTATTGGGAGTTTGACAGCATTGGGAATGTTGTCTATGACAGGTAGGACTAGCATTGATCCAACGGAATGGTTGGTTGAGTTAGGTGGACCGGTATTAGGGTCTCTTTCATTAATACTTATTGTCTTGGCAAACATCACTACTCATGCTGTTACGATATATAGTTTTTCAGTAAGCACAAAAATAGTTAATCCAACATGGAGTTACAATAAGGTTTTGGTTTTTTGGAGTATATTTTGTGTCATTTTAATATTCTGGGGAGGTATATTGGATTACTACGATGTGCTGTTATCGTTATTTGGAGCTATTTGTGGACCGATAATCGCCCTTGTGCTGGTTGACTTTTATATAATAAGAAAAAGAAAAGTGTCTCTTAATTCTCTTTTTCAATCAAAGGGAGATAAAGCTTATAGATATACCGGTGGATTCAATATATTCGCTATCCTTTCACTTACGATAGGTATCCTAGGTTATCTTTATGTTTACAACCCGATTACTGCGACTATTAATAGTGATCTTTTTCTTTATACAACAGCAACCGGCTTTTCAATGATAATAAGTGGAGGTGTTTATTTCCTGTTTAGTTTGATAAAACCATTTAAATTATATTTAAATAAAGACGAGGAAGAACCATATAATTAG
- a CDS encoding sodium:solute symporter family protein, whose protein sequence is MDTLWIYSGVGFVFLIMMIVGIISYRQQKGLTSFYVAGRESRWYLITASLFASGISGATFLGIMAWFYEFGTGTMWIPVGIAWSYFVLCFLIGPKLRRFGQLTVSDYLAERFDSPLLRPVFSVIVSVWMVILLGSLYVQGGLLFTELFGLSYVASTIVTVLIVVIFTVFGGMIIILNTDFAGMFILIAALVITMPFLINAADGWGNVTTEILSESPDYFTSTGELSILMAFSWFFIWLFGYLGNPGYLTRFYAAVNTREIIKAGIGIALLYLPVMLLFFISAIYGRYLFSDIYDPEMLWITYTFEYAPPIVIGMAMAGMFMAVMTSATSWLLAGASSLGRDIYQKIINRDVSEKRMLKITKLIVLLLAALSVPIGIARPAYILELMNLAYLIAGSGGGLIILMSMFYRGMTRQGAWAGIISATVMAITGTILQYAGILTEEIDPMIPTVLATFVIVIIVSKLGEPNEKMVAVYDKMLRKPDPDQDNKQVS, encoded by the coding sequence ATGGACACTTTATGGATTTATAGTGGGGTAGGCTTTGTGTTCCTCATTATGATGATTGTTGGAATTATTTCTTATCGACAACAAAAGGGTCTTACATCTTTTTATGTTGCTGGGCGAGAATCCCGGTGGTATTTAATTACAGCGTCATTATTTGCTTCCGGGATTAGTGGTGCCACGTTTCTAGGTATCATGGCATGGTTTTATGAGTTTGGAACAGGTACGATGTGGATCCCCGTTGGGATTGCTTGGAGCTATTTTGTGCTTTGTTTTCTTATCGGTCCGAAATTGCGACGATTCGGACAATTGACGGTTTCAGATTATTTAGCTGAGCGATTTGATAGTCCCTTATTGCGTCCGGTATTTTCTGTGATTGTTTCTGTGTGGATGGTTATTCTTCTAGGCTCCCTTTATGTGCAAGGAGGTTTGCTATTTACAGAGTTGTTCGGGTTAAGTTATGTGGCGAGCACAATTGTTACGGTTTTGATTGTTGTCATATTTACTGTTTTCGGTGGAATGATCATCATCTTGAACACGGATTTTGCAGGCATGTTCATCTTAATTGCCGCACTGGTTATAACAATGCCTTTCCTTATTAATGCGGCGGACGGTTGGGGAAATGTAACGACAGAAATTCTCAGTGAATCACCTGATTACTTCACTTCTACAGGTGAATTATCGATATTGATGGCCTTCTCATGGTTTTTCATTTGGTTGTTTGGGTATTTAGGAAACCCTGGATATCTTACCCGTTTTTATGCGGCTGTTAACACGCGTGAAATCATTAAAGCGGGGATCGGTATTGCACTGCTTTATTTACCTGTTATGTTATTATTTTTCATTTCAGCCATCTATGGACGGTATCTCTTTTCGGATATTTATGACCCTGAAATGCTCTGGATTACTTACACCTTTGAATATGCACCTCCAATCGTCATTGGGATGGCAATGGCAGGAATGTTTATGGCTGTTATGACTTCAGCTACGTCATGGTTGTTAGCAGGCGCTTCAAGTCTTGGGCGTGATATCTATCAGAAAATCATTAACCGTGATGTATCAGAAAAAAGAATGCTCAAGATAACTAAATTAATCGTTCTATTATTAGCAGCTTTGTCTGTTCCTATTGGCATTGCACGTCCCGCTTATATCTTGGAACTAATGAACCTCGCCTATCTCATTGCAGGAAGTGGTGGAGGCCTTATTATTTTAATGAGCATGTTTTATCGGGGGATGACGAGACAAGGTGCATGGGCGGGAATTATTTCAGCTACAGTTATGGCAATTACCGGAACCATACTCCAGTATGCAGGGATTCTCACTGAAGAGATAGATCCAATGATTCCTACCGTGTTAGCAACATTTGTTATTGTAATCATTGTAAGTAAATTAGGAGAGCCAAACGAAAAAATGGTGGCTGTGTACGATAAAATGTTAAGAAAACCCGATCCTGACCAAGATAATAAGCAAGTTTCGTGA
- a CDS encoding thiamine pyrophosphate-dependent enzyme, producing MSVAQAIIKILLNEEVEKAFCVPGESYLSILDALNDQEHIQLISGRHEGGVSFMTEAYAKASGKVGVCFATRGPGATNLSIGLHTAMQDSTPVVAFVGQVRRNFRGKEGFQEIDHASYFSDLIKWAVELTDASRTDEIVTRAFHIAQTGRPGPVLISLPEDVLDEIVDIQIQKPKVFSRPRPGSEAILETKKWLESAERPIILAGGGISATKSSSTLVRVAEELQIPVVSTFRRFDVFPNHHSHYIGSLGLGTPPYIIEAIQASDVVLALGTRFSEVTTQDYTLLHSGQTLIHVDISVNEINKSYQPSLGVVTDVHHFMTDLIKENVYLQHIDKKKSRLAWLKSKYENASSIPKDNSSDFVDLGPMIGDLMSTLDDDAIITSDAGNFFGWLARYYSFMQEGTYIGPTSGAMGYGLPAAIGAKMAYPNTQVIAYCGDGGFMMTIQELETAIRYNIPIISIVANNNMYGTIRMHQEKSFPHRVIGTDLSNPSFAQYISLMGGHGEIVEKNKEFLPALQRAIYSSKPAVIEVAIDPQQISVEKTIDDVRA from the coding sequence ATATCGGTTGCACAAGCTATTATAAAAATTCTTTTGAATGAAGAGGTTGAAAAAGCTTTTTGTGTACCGGGAGAAAGCTACTTAAGCATATTGGACGCATTAAATGATCAAGAACATATTCAATTGATTAGTGGTCGTCATGAAGGAGGCGTTTCTTTTATGACCGAAGCTTATGCCAAGGCAAGCGGTAAAGTCGGCGTATGCTTTGCCACAAGAGGGCCGGGTGCGACAAATCTTTCAATAGGGTTACATACAGCTATGCAAGATTCCACACCTGTGGTTGCTTTTGTAGGGCAGGTAAGAAGAAACTTTCGGGGAAAAGAAGGGTTTCAGGAAATTGACCACGCAAGCTATTTTAGCGACCTCATAAAGTGGGCGGTTGAATTAACTGATGCCTCACGCACAGACGAAATTGTCACTCGAGCCTTTCATATAGCGCAAACGGGTAGACCGGGGCCGGTCTTAATCTCTCTTCCCGAGGATGTTCTGGATGAAATAGTCGATATTCAAATCCAAAAACCTAAAGTTTTCTCTAGGCCAAGACCTGGCAGCGAGGCCATTCTAGAGACAAAGAAATGGTTGGAATCTGCGGAACGCCCTATTATTTTGGCAGGCGGGGGCATAAGTGCTACCAAGTCTTCGTCAACGTTAGTACGGGTGGCAGAAGAGCTTCAAATACCGGTGGTTTCAACGTTTAGAAGGTTTGATGTATTTCCTAATCACCATTCTCATTATATAGGTTCATTAGGCTTAGGAACCCCGCCATACATCATTGAAGCGATTCAAGCATCTGATGTGGTATTAGCTTTAGGCACTCGATTCTCGGAGGTTACCACTCAAGATTATACACTGCTTCACTCCGGGCAGACGCTTATTCATGTTGATATTTCGGTCAATGAGATTAACAAAAGTTATCAACCTAGTTTAGGAGTGGTGACTGATGTTCATCATTTTATGACGGACTTGATAAAAGAAAATGTATATCTTCAACATATAGACAAGAAAAAATCACGTTTAGCATGGTTGAAAAGCAAATATGAAAACGCTTCATCAATCCCCAAAGATAACTCTTCAGATTTCGTGGATCTTGGACCTATGATTGGTGATCTCATGTCGACCTTGGATGACGATGCGATTATCACGAGTGATGCCGGAAATTTTTTTGGATGGTTGGCTCGATACTATTCATTTATGCAAGAAGGGACCTATATAGGGCCAACGTCAGGAGCCATGGGTTACGGGCTGCCTGCAGCGATTGGAGCGAAAATGGCCTATCCAAATACTCAGGTGATCGCTTATTGTGGAGATGGTGGTTTTATGATGACCATTCAAGAACTTGAAACAGCCATTCGTTATAATATCCCGATTATTTCCATTGTGGCAAACAACAATATGTATGGCACTATCCGAATGCACCAAGAAAAGTCTTTTCCTCATAGGGTCATCGGAACGGATTTGAGTAACCCTAGCTTTGCCCAATATATCAGTCTTATGGGTGGGCACGGGGAAATAGTAGAAAAGAATAAGGAGTTTCTCCCTGCATTACAAAGAGCCATCTATTCAAGCAAGCCTGCCGTTATTGAAGTAGCCATTGATCCACAACAAATATCCGTTGAAAAAACGATTGATGATGTAAGAGCATAA
- a CDS encoding SDR family NAD(P)-dependent oxidoreductase, with product MTNLTDKVVIVTGGAGEIGKETARLFLHQGAKVVLVDLSQTSLENAKVELEKYGEVITVQADVSQESDVINYVNKAIEHFRSIDIFFNNAGIEGKVSPLIDQSIDDFDKVMSVNARGVFLGLKYVLPIMKENKTGSVINTSSDAGWAGEAGISPYVASKHAVVGLTKTAALEVANENVRVNSIHPTSVNTRMMRSLEEGENPDGAMERKQQYEQVIPLGRYAEAADIAKLVLFLASDDSSFITGSQYRIDGGVSASSN from the coding sequence ATGACTAACTTGACAGATAAGGTTGTAATCGTTACAGGAGGGGCAGGCGAGATTGGTAAGGAAACAGCAAGGTTATTTTTACATCAAGGTGCTAAAGTTGTATTAGTAGATTTATCACAAACATCCCTTGAAAATGCAAAGGTAGAACTTGAAAAATACGGTGAGGTCATCACGGTTCAAGCTGATGTCAGCCAAGAGTCGGATGTCATCAATTATGTGAATAAAGCAATTGAACATTTTAGATCGATTGATATTTTCTTTAATAACGCTGGGATTGAAGGCAAAGTGTCTCCCTTGATCGATCAATCGATAGATGACTTCGATAAGGTTATGAGTGTCAATGCCCGGGGCGTTTTTTTAGGCTTAAAATATGTTTTACCAATCATGAAAGAGAATAAAACCGGAAGTGTCATTAATACCTCTTCTGATGCTGGATGGGCAGGAGAGGCTGGAATATCACCTTACGTTGCTTCAAAACATGCTGTCGTTGGACTGACAAAAACTGCTGCGCTTGAAGTAGCCAATGAAAATGTACGTGTGAATTCCATCCACCCTACAAGTGTAAATACGAGAATGATGCGATCGTTAGAAGAAGGTGAAAATCCAGACGGGGCTATGGAGAGAAAGCAACAGTATGAGCAAGTCATTCCATTAGGAAGATATGCCGAGGCGGCTGATATTGCCAAATTAGTTTTATTCTTAGCGTCTGATGACAGTTCCTTTATCACAGGTAGCCAATATCGAATTGATGGTGGCGTATCAGCAAGTTCGAATTAA
- a CDS encoding HAD family hydrolase — protein MAVVTSDDTDIAGQHLHLLNIHHFFQSIIGSDQIERPKPFPDIGHRACKELMIDPRHAAVFGDTNGDMHLGENLNAKVNVGIVAHDADMNAWHLTYADHIIRDYEKLSIT, from the coding sequence ATGGCTGTTGTCACATCCGATGACACTGATATTGCCGGGCAGCATTTACATTTATTGAATATCCATCATTTTTTTCAAAGTATTATAGGGTCTGACCAAATTGAACGGCCTAAACCCTTTCCCGACATTGGGCATAGAGCGTGTAAAGAATTAATGATTGATCCCCGACATGCTGCTGTATTTGGTGATACAAACGGTGATATGCATTTGGGTGAAAATTTGAATGCAAAAGTCAATGTCGGAATCGTTGCTCACGACGCCGATATGAATGCTTGGCATTTAACGTATGCTGATCATATTATTCGTGACTATGAAAAATTATCGATTACATAA